One Streptomyces mobaraensis NBRC 13819 = DSM 40847 DNA segment encodes these proteins:
- a CDS encoding histidine phosphatase family protein: MATRHVYLVRHGAADPFGTLTDVGERQSQLVGERLAGLPVDSVWHSPLPRAAHSARIVGAALPGAVVREAPELVDHIPYVPVDIPPSWAAFFDGYGAEEAEDGRRRADALTAGFACPAATETHEVLVTHAYQVAWLVRDALDAPPVRWLGLNCGNAALTVIEYRDGTAPTVLLYNDMGHLPAELRWTGFGTGTRP; encoded by the coding sequence ATGGCGACCCGGCATGTGTACCTCGTACGCCACGGGGCGGCCGACCCCTTCGGCACCCTGACCGACGTCGGGGAGAGGCAGTCGCAGCTGGTCGGCGAGCGCCTGGCCGGCCTTCCGGTCGACTCGGTCTGGCACTCGCCGCTGCCCAGGGCCGCGCACTCCGCGCGGATCGTGGGCGCCGCCCTGCCGGGCGCCGTCGTGCGGGAGGCACCGGAGCTGGTCGATCACATCCCGTACGTCCCGGTCGACATACCGCCGTCGTGGGCGGCGTTCTTCGACGGCTACGGCGCCGAGGAAGCCGAGGACGGGCGCCGCCGTGCCGACGCCCTGACCGCCGGGTTCGCGTGCCCCGCCGCGACCGAGACGCATGAGGTCCTGGTCACGCACGCCTACCAGGTGGCCTGGCTGGTCCGGGACGCCCTGGACGCGCCGCCGGTGCGATGGCTCGGCCTGAACTGCGGGAACGCGGCACTCACCGTGATCGAGTACCGCGACGGCACGGCACCGACGGTTCTGCTGTACAACGACATGGGCCACCTCCCGGCCGAACTGCGGTGGACCGGGTTCGGAACCGGCACCCGCCCCTGA